From Skermanella rosea, one genomic window encodes:
- a CDS encoding recombinase family protein gives MAVYGYARVSTTDQDLTIQREALTRAGCFVVREEKATGTSRAGRSELRTLMEFLQPGDVLMVTRVDRLARSIGDLQDIVRDLRARGVNLQATEQPIDTSTAAGKCFLDMLGVFAEFETNLRRERQLEGIAKAKAKGVYKGRKPSVDKSAVRALKAEGLGASEIARRLKVGRTSVYRILEAEP, from the coding sequence ATCAGGACCTGACGATCCAGCGCGAGGCGCTGACGCGGGCCGGCTGCTTCGTGGTCCGCGAGGAAAAGGCGACCGGGACCTCTCGCGCCGGCCGGTCGGAGCTGCGGACGCTGATGGAATTCCTTCAGCCCGGCGACGTCCTGATGGTGACGCGGGTCGATCGCCTCGCGCGCTCGATCGGCGACCTTCAGGACATCGTTCGGGACCTGCGCGCCCGGGGCGTGAACCTTCAGGCGACCGAGCAGCCGATCGACACCTCGACGGCGGCGGGCAAGTGCTTCCTCGATATGCTGGGCGTGTTCGCCGAGTTCGAAACCAACCTGCGCCGCGAGCGCCAGTTGGAGGGCATCGCGAAGGCGAAGGCCAAGGGCGTCTACAAGGGCCGCAAGCCGTCCGTCGATAAGTCCGCGGTTCGGGCGCTGAAGGCCGAGGGCCTGGGCGCCAGCGAGATCGCGCGCCGGCTGAAGGTGGGCCGGACCAGCGTCTATCGCATCCTGGAGGCCGAGCCATGA